A region of Candidatus Omnitrophota bacterium DNA encodes the following proteins:
- a CDS encoding FAD-dependent oxidoreductase: protein MIEELSITLIEVIKRTQTIKSFRFIPERKIDFIAGQFLQVLFDENNKNNKDLNKYLSFSSSPTKEYIEFTKRLSESQFSQRLREFKLGSHLRVKAPLGNCVFKEDYKKIGFLIGGIGITPVISMIEYIVDKNLATDVALLYSNRSKEETAFYEELDYWQSSNKSIKVFFIVDSITEDKKFILGRVDKETIPKFIPDFKERMIFTFGPPKMVEAMKSLCLELGANSENIKMEMFMGY from the coding sequence ATGATAGAAGAATTGAGTATAACATTAATTGAGGTAATAAAAAGAACCCAAACCATTAAAAGTTTTAGATTTATTCCAGAAAGAAAGATTGATTTTATTGCTGGTCAATTTTTACAAGTTTTATTTGACGAAAATAATAAAAATAATAAAGACCTAAACAAATATCTTTCTTTTTCTTCATCTCCTACTAAAGAATACATTGAATTTACAAAGAGATTAAGCGAAAGTCAATTTTCGCAGAGACTGCGGGAATTTAAATTGGGGAGTCACCTTCGCGTTAAAGCGCCCTTAGGAAATTGCGTCTTCAAAGAAGATTATAAAAAAATCGGTTTTCTTATTGGGGGAATAGGAATTACACCGGTTATCTCTATGATTGAATATATTGTTGATAAAAATTTAGCTACCGATGTAGCCTTATTATATTCAAATCGCAGTAAAGAAGAAACTGCTTTCTATGAAGAATTGGATTATTGGCAAAGTTCAAATAAAAGTATAAAGGTGTTTTTTATTGTAGATAGTATCACGGAGGACAAAAAGTTTATTTTGGGGAGGGTAGACAAAGAAACAATCCCGAAGTTTATCCCCGATTTTAAAGAAAGGATGATTTTTACTTTTGGACCTCCTAAGATGGTAGAAGCAATGAAAAGTCTGTGTTTGGAGCTGGGAGCAAACTCGGAAAATATAAAAATGGAAATGTTTATGGGGTATTAG
- a CDS encoding S41 family peptidase gives MRRKLLGSVLIILAIYLFFALKSDAKIKLSKEDSKKNTDVYQQLELFAETISLVHSNYVEEVKTKDLIYGALKGMLSSLDPHSQFLDPDTYNEIKVETEGEFGGLGIVISIKDELLTIISPIDGTPADKAGLKAGDRIVKIDGKSTKGINLVDAVKKLRGEPGTKVELTVLREEDKKLLDFTIERAVIKIDSIKGVKLIEDKIGYIRLVEFQERTSQDLEEALNKLESEGIEGLVLDLRNNPGGLLDSAVAVAEKFIEPGKLIVFTKGRIANQNLEFFARVKKPHLDYPMVVLINEGSASASEIVAGCLRDHNRAILLGNKTFGKGSVQTVIPLKDGSAVRLTTSKYFTPGGNPIHGVGISPDVEVLLVEETEVKEKKNTLKPEQIFEQIEKQKEEIILEDKNIAYDNQVQRAIDLLKGLKVYSRWMKK, from the coding sequence ATGCGTAGGAAACTGTTGGGTTCAGTGCTTATAATACTGGCAATTTATCTATTTTTTGCCTTAAAGTCGGATGCAAAGATAAAGCTTTCTAAAGAAGATTCCAAGAAAAACACCGATGTATATCAACAGTTAGAACTATTTGCTGAAACTATTTCTTTGGTACACTCAAATTATGTAGAAGAGGTTAAAACCAAAGATTTAATTTACGGAGCACTAAAGGGAATGCTCTCTTCTCTTGACCCGCACAGTCAATTTCTCGATCCGGACACATACAATGAGATAAAGGTAGAAACCGAAGGAGAATTTGGAGGTTTGGGGATAGTTATTTCTATAAAAGATGAACTGCTTACAATCATTTCTCCTATAGATGGGACACCGGCAGACAAAGCAGGACTTAAAGCAGGAGACCGTATCGTAAAGATAGATGGTAAATCTACGAAGGGAATTAATTTAGTTGATGCGGTTAAAAAATTAAGAGGCGAACCTGGAACAAAAGTCGAGCTTACTGTCTTACGCGAAGAGGATAAAAAACTCCTTGATTTTACTATTGAACGTGCGGTGATAAAAATAGATAGTATTAAAGGGGTAAAATTAATTGAAGATAAAATTGGCTATATAAGATTAGTAGAATTTCAGGAGAGAACCTCTCAAGATTTAGAAGAGGCGTTGAATAAACTCGAATCAGAAGGTATAGAGGGTTTGGTTTTAGATTTAAGAAATAATCCCGGAGGATTACTAGATTCAGCAGTAGCGGTAGCAGAGAAGTTTATAGAACCGGGGAAATTAATAGTCTTTACTAAAGGCAGAATCGCCAACCAAAATTTAGAGTTTTTTGCTCGTGTAAAAAAGCCTCATCTTGATTATCCCATGGTAGTATTAATTAACGAAGGAAGTGCCTCTGCTTCCGAGATTGTTGCTGGTTGTTTACGTGACCATAATCGTGCTATTCTTTTAGGAAATAAAACCTTTGGCAAGGGATCGGTTCAAACGGTTATTCCGTTAAAAGACGGCTCGGCTGTAAGACTTACTACCTCTAAATATTTTACGCCTGGTGGTAACCCTATACATGGTGTCGGTATTTCACCTGATGTAGAAGTTCTACTTGTTGAAGAAACTGAAGTAAAAGAGAAGAAAAATACACTTAAACCAGAACAGATATTTGAACAGATAGAAAAACAAAAAGAAGAAATAATCTTAGAAGATAAAAACATCGCTTATGACAACCAGGTTCAACGTGCTATTGACCTGCTTAAGGGTTTAAAAGTCTACAGCCGTTGGATGAAAAAATAA
- a CDS encoding helix-turn-helix domain-containing protein: protein MEKFITLTETAKILGIKEDEVNKLAEEGKIIAYRIGGNFLRFKLKDIEEYKRKNITSSLLEKKNKMREYSKYSWKEIVYDFFYYYDFYIIIILLIILLLIIIFKF from the coding sequence ATGGAAAAATTCATTACCCTGACGGAAACCGCAAAGATTTTAGGTATCAAAGAAGATGAAGTAAATAAATTGGCAGAAGAAGGTAAAATTATTGCCTATCGTATTGGGGGAAATTTTTTGCGTTTCAAACTTAAAGATATTGAAGAGTATAAAAGAAAAAACATCACTTCTTCTCTTCTGGAAAAGAAAAATAAGATGAGAGAATATTCTAAATACTCCTGGAAAGAAATAGTTTATGATTTTTTCTATTACTATGACTTCTACATTATTATTATACTTCTAATCATCCTTCTTTTGATAATTATTTTCAAATTTTAG
- a CDS encoding divergent polysaccharide deacetylase family protein produces MSFRLKLIIIGLIIIPSYFLFINPYGLNRKITKIDNFIKTALSEFNIKPFDLVKEVHEFKKIRFHRIETIVKTYNVSSDFSFESFRAVLEKELRRNGLHILLWEKNVKENTYRMDIGLRNIKLYTLMLRAIKKETIKVPVSYKKAKVAIVIDDFGYNIRNIDSWLNFDRPITFSILPNLSYSTQIASLANDKGREIILHLPLEPKDEEAEAQEKFTITTSMPQKEILKILESAIKSVPNIKGVSNHQGSRATEDKKVMGIVLKELKKRNFYFLDSLVTNNSVCREIASSLNLKFVQRDVFLDNVDDVEYIKNQLNKLARIAQTKGFAIGIGHVHLKTLEALKEASPFLEEEGIEFVYLSELLK; encoded by the coding sequence ATGAGTTTTAGATTAAAACTGATTATTATTGGCCTTATAATAATCCCTTCTTATTTTCTGTTTATTAATCCCTATGGATTAAACAGAAAAATAACAAAAATAGACAATTTTATCAAAACAGCCTTATCCGAATTTAATATTAAGCCATTCGACTTGGTCAAGGAGGTTCATGAGTTTAAAAAGATAAGATTTCATCGTATTGAGACTATTGTCAAAACCTATAATGTATCTTCCGACTTTTCTTTCGAATCTTTCCGCGCTGTTTTAGAAAAAGAATTACGCAGAAATGGTTTACATATTCTACTCTGGGAGAAAAACGTTAAAGAGAATACTTATCGGATGGATATCGGTTTGAGAAATATCAAACTCTATACCCTTATGCTGCGGGCAATAAAGAAGGAAACAATAAAAGTACCTGTTTCTTATAAGAAAGCAAAAGTAGCCATTGTCATTGACGATTTTGGCTACAATATAAGAAATATCGACTCCTGGCTGAATTTTGATAGGCCTATTACATTTTCCATACTTCCAAATTTAAGTTATTCCACTCAGATTGCCAGTTTAGCCAATGACAAAGGTAGAGAAATAATCTTGCATCTTCCTCTGGAACCCAAAGACGAAGAAGCCGAGGCTCAAGAAAAATTCACAATCACTACTTCTATGCCTCAGAAGGAAATATTGAAAATTTTAGAGAGTGCCATAAAAAGTGTTCCTAATATAAAAGGTGTGTCCAATCATCAGGGCTCCCGAGCGACTGAAGATAAAAAAGTTATGGGGATAGTGCTTAAGGAACTTAAAAAAAGAAATTTTTATTTTTTGGATAGCTTGGTTACGAACAACTCTGTATGTCGAGAAATTGCTTCTTCATTGAACCTAAAGTTTGTTCAGCGTGATGTCTTTTTAGATAATGTAGATGATGTAGAATATATCAAAAACCAACTAAATAAACTTGCTCGCATTGCACAAACGAAAGGGTTTGCCATTGGGATTGGGCATGTGCATTTAAAGACTTTAGAAGCCCTTAAAGAAGCCTCTCCTTTTTTGGAGGAGGAGGGTATTGAATTTGTTTATCTCTCAGAACTTTTAAAATAA
- a CDS encoding flavodoxin domain-containing protein has protein sequence MKTIELKKDIYWVGVIDWNIRNFHGHTYTTKRGTTYNAYLILDEKIALVDTVMGIFAPEMIEKIKEITPLEKIDYIIANHVETDHSGALPGILKFCPKAKVLGTLKCKEGLWRNFYIDMDFQVVKTGDVLNLGKRSLRFIEAPMIHWPDSMFTYCPEEELLLPNDAFGQHYATSERFDDEVEQSELMEEAKKYYANILWPLSQVILKKIKEVQKSNISIKMIAPSHGIIWRKDPLKIINAYLSWAKNDTQRKIVIVYETMWGATENMAREIAEGIISEGVSVKLFDSTQVDRTDVVSEMLDAKGFIFGSSTHDNDMLPTLAGFLTFLRGLKPKNRIASVFGSYGWAGGAVKEIENLLKETGIGLVQPSLEIKYLPNQEELKKCFEFGKNFTKSLT, from the coding sequence ATGAAAACAATAGAGCTTAAGAAAGATATTTATTGGGTGGGAGTAATTGACTGGAATATCAGGAATTTTCATGGGCACACTTATACCACAAAAAGGGGAACCACCTATAATGCATACTTAATCCTTGATGAAAAAATTGCTCTTGTGGATACAGTAATGGGAATATTTGCACCAGAGATGATTGAAAAGATAAAAGAAATTACTCCTTTAGAAAAAATAGACTACATCATTGCCAACCATGTAGAAACAGACCATTCTGGAGCGCTTCCGGGGATATTAAAATTCTGCCCTAAAGCAAAAGTATTAGGAACACTTAAATGTAAAGAAGGGCTGTGGCGAAATTTTTATATAGATATGGATTTCCAGGTGGTTAAAACTGGAGATGTATTAAACTTGGGGAAAAGGAGTTTGAGATTTATTGAGGCACCTATGATTCATTGGCCAGATAGTATGTTTACTTATTGTCCGGAAGAAGAGTTGCTTCTACCCAACGATGCCTTTGGACAACACTATGCCACCAGCGAACGTTTTGATGACGAGGTAGAACAATCGGAACTTATGGAAGAAGCAAAGAAATATTATGCCAATATACTCTGGCCATTGAGTCAGGTAATCTTAAAGAAAATAAAGGAGGTTCAAAAGTCAAACATTTCTATAAAAATGATTGCTCCCAGTCACGGAATAATCTGGCGGAAAGACCCATTAAAAATAATCAATGCCTATCTCTCTTGGGCAAAAAATGATACTCAGAGAAAAATAGTAATTGTTTATGAAACAATGTGGGGAGCAACCGAGAATATGGCAAGAGAGATTGCCGAAGGGATAATTTCAGAAGGAGTAAGTGTGAAGCTTTTTGATAGTACCCAAGTAGATAGAACTGATGTGGTTTCAGAAATGCTTGATGCTAAAGGTTTTATTTTTGGTTCTTCTACTCACGATAATGATATGCTTCCTACGCTTGCCGGATTTTTAACATTTCTTAGGGGCTTAAAACCCAAAAATAGAATCGCATCAGTATTTGGCTCTTATGGCTGGGCAGGAGGAGCAGTAAAGGAAATTGAAAATTTGCTCAAAGAAACAGGGATAGGATTAGTGCAGCCTTCGTTAGAGATTAAATATTTACCGAACCAAGAAGAATTAAAAAAATGTTTTGAATTTGGTAAAAATTTTACCAAAAGTTTAACCTGA
- a CDS encoding SufD family Fe-S cluster assembly protein: MSHREFNEILESEHKTSVSSAGIDLEEKTRSASFFQEDSIIKLYRSKIKGVEILGIEEALNEYPQARKYFGSNFKLLNKEYPEDTQGGYYIRVEKNTIVDLPIQACLFLKTSRFKQKVHNIVIVEEGARAYIITGCASSKSANDGFHLGISEFFVKKGGYLNFTMVHSWKEDTSVRPMTTVLVEENATFVSNYICLKPVKDIVMYPTAILEGNDSKVSFNSLILSHPGSFQDIGSRAILKGENTQAEIISRGVSLGGKIIARAHLKAENKNIKAHLECRGLILSEKGTIFAIPEMESDFRDVDMSHEAAIGKINKDEIEYLCSRGFSQEEAQAIIVRGFMDVEMLGLPNALKKEIEELEDKNLKGSF; this comes from the coding sequence ATGAGCCACAGAGAATTTAACGAAATATTAGAATCCGAGCATAAAACTTCTGTTTCTTCAGCGGGGATAGATTTAGAGGAAAAAACACGTTCCGCAAGTTTTTTCCAAGAAGATAGCATTATAAAATTATACCGGAGTAAAATTAAAGGAGTTGAAATCTTAGGGATAGAAGAGGCCCTAAATGAATATCCCCAAGCAAGGAAATACTTTGGAAGCAATTTTAAATTATTAAATAAAGAATATCCTGAAGATACCCAGGGAGGTTATTATATAAGAGTAGAAAAAAATACTATCGTTGATTTACCTATCCAGGCGTGCCTTTTTCTGAAGACTTCACGATTCAAACAGAAGGTGCACAATATAGTTATCGTGGAAGAAGGAGCAAGGGCTTACATTATCACCGGCTGTGCTTCTTCAAAATCTGCAAATGATGGTTTTCATCTAGGTATCTCTGAATTTTTCGTCAAAAAAGGAGGATATTTAAATTTTACGATGGTCCATTCCTGGAAGGAGGATACTTCTGTGCGTCCTATGACTACCGTTTTGGTGGAAGAAAATGCTACTTTTGTTTCTAACTATATCTGTCTTAAACCGGTAAAAGATATCGTGATGTATCCTACAGCAATATTGGAAGGAAATGATTCAAAAGTAAGTTTTAATTCCCTGATACTTTCTCATCCGGGCTCTTTCCAGGACATTGGTTCGCGGGCAATTCTTAAAGGGGAAAATACACAAGCAGAGATTATTTCCCGTGGGGTAAGTTTGGGAGGTAAAATTATTGCCAGAGCGCATCTTAAAGCAGAGAACAAAAACATAAAAGCCCATTTAGAATGTCGGGGATTAATTCTTTCGGAAAAAGGAACTATATTTGCCATACCTGAGATGGAATCGGATTTTCGTGATGTAGACATGTCCCACGAAGCCGCGATAGGGAAAATAAATAAGGATGAGATAGAATATCTCTGTTCACGTGGTTTTAGTCAGGAAGAAGCACAGGCAATCATCGTCAGGGGTTTTATGGATGTAGAGATGCTGGGATTGCCCAATGCACTTAAGAAGGAGATAGAGGAACTTGAGGATAAGAATTTGAAAGGGAGCTTTTAG
- a CDS encoding NifU family protein has translation MREKVEKVIEEIRPMLQADGGDIKLLEITPEGIVKVRLTGACGACPMSQVTLKMGVEKYLRDKIPEIKEVITE, from the coding sequence ATGAGAGAAAAGGTGGAAAAAGTAATTGAGGAAATTAGGCCCATGCTTCAGGCTGACGGTGGGGACATTAAACTTCTGGAAATAACTCCCGAGGGAATAGTGAAAGTGCGTCTTACCGGTGCCTGCGGAGCATGTCCGATGAGTCAAGTGACTTTAAAGATGGGGGTAGAGAAGTATTTAAGAGATAAGATCCCGGAGATTAAAGAAGTCATTACAGAATAA
- the larB gene encoding nickel pincer cofactor biosynthesis protein LarB, which translates to MKNTIKEIYKRIKNKEISLEEFSNYLKNLPFRNLEFTKIDTHRALRKGFSEVIYAPSKTIEQLLIIINDFLQRKENLIITKLKPNYFKRISKIYPQLKYNLIARICYYSPCSVKLKGKVAIVTGGSGDIPVAEEASTTLEVMGSKVIKIYDVGVAGVHRLLDNIGVIQKARVIIVVAGMEGALASLVSGLVKQPVIAVPTSIGYGANFKGIAPLLTMLNSCSPGVAVVNIDNGFGAGYLAHLINTLS; encoded by the coding sequence TTGAAAAATACGATAAAAGAAATCTATAAAAGAATAAAAAATAAGGAAATTAGTTTAGAGGAATTTTCCAATTATCTTAAAAACCTTCCCTTCCGGAACCTTGAATTTACTAAAATCGACACACACCGTGCTTTGCGTAAAGGTTTTTCTGAAGTTATCTATGCTCCCAGTAAGACGATAGAACAACTTCTAATTATTATTAACGATTTTCTGCAAAGAAAAGAAAATTTGATTATTACGAAATTAAAACCAAATTACTTTAAAAGAATTTCTAAAATTTATCCCCAATTGAAATACAACCTTATAGCCAGAATTTGTTACTACAGTCCTTGTTCCGTTAAGTTGAAAGGAAAAGTAGCTATTGTGACTGGAGGAAGTGGAGATATTCCTGTGGCCGAGGAAGCAAGCACCACTTTGGAAGTGATGGGATCAAAAGTTATAAAGATATATGATGTAGGGGTAGCAGGAGTTCATCGTCTACTGGATAATATAGGAGTTATACAAAAGGCAAGGGTAATAATTGTGGTAGCAGGGATGGAAGGCGCTCTTGCGTCTTTAGTAAGCGGTTTGGTAAAACAACCAGTAATTGCCGTTCCCACCAGCATAGGCTACGGAGCAAATTTTAAAGGGATTGCTCCTTTACTTACCATGTTAAATTCCTGTAGTCCAGGGGTAGCGGTAGTCAATATTGATAATGGTTTTGGAGCGGGATACCTTGCCCACTTAATAAACACTTTGTCCTGA
- a CDS encoding polymer-forming cytoskeletal protein, whose amino-acid sequence MAVLKKGKKEEPNILDIDASMQGNLVFKDPVTLRIQGKFEGKLETKGLLIIGENAEVKADILGEEIIVAGKVNGTLLASRELKIIPPARVKAEIKSPSLQIERGAIFNGVCQMPSESLSSKPFLSLEEVATYLSVDVASLASWAEQGKIPAFKEANTWKFEKAKIDDWISAGKLT is encoded by the coding sequence ATGGCAGTTTTAAAAAAAGGTAAGAAGGAAGAACCCAATATTTTAGACATCGATGCCAGTATGCAGGGCAATTTGGTTTTTAAAGATCCGGTGACTTTAAGAATTCAAGGAAAATTTGAAGGAAAATTGGAAACTAAGGGACTGCTTATTATTGGGGAGAATGCGGAAGTAAAAGCGGATATTTTAGGTGAAGAGATTATTGTTGCCGGGAAGGTAAATGGAACTCTTCTTGCCTCCCGAGAATTAAAAATAATTCCTCCTGCCAGAGTAAAGGCTGAGATAAAATCTCCTTCTTTACAAATAGAACGCGGTGCAATATTTAACGGTGTATGCCAAATGCCATCTGAATCGCTCAGTTCCAAACCCTTCCTTTCTTTAGAGGAAGTAGCAACCTATCTCAGTGTAGATGTTGCCTCTTTGGCAAGTTGGGCAGAACAGGGGAAAATTCCTGCTTTTAAAGAAGCAAACACCTGGAAGTTTGAAAAGGCGAAGATTGACGATTGGATTTCTGCAGGAAAACTTACTTAG
- a CDS encoding Rrf2 family transcriptional regulator codes for MSLINRDADYAICAISWIAKQGNKKEVISAGAIHKNLKISKPFLRKILQILVKNKILKSVKGRKGGFKLALFSEKIFLMRIIETFQGRLEISKCFLDTDVCPRIKNCKLRRKLHRIKRYIQGQLEAITIKDLL; via the coding sequence ATGAGTTTAATAAATCGCGATGCTGATTATGCAATATGTGCGATTTCCTGGATAGCTAAGCAGGGGAATAAAAAAGAAGTTATCTCTGCAGGTGCGATTCATAAAAATCTTAAAATTTCTAAACCATTTTTAAGAAAGATACTGCAGATACTTGTTAAAAATAAAATTCTTAAATCTGTCAAAGGTAGAAAAGGGGGATTTAAATTAGCACTTTTTTCAGAAAAAATATTTCTCATGCGCATTATAGAAACATTTCAAGGGAGATTAGAAATTTCTAAATGTTTTTTAGACACGGATGTCTGCCCGCGCATTAAAAATTGCAAACTTAGGAGAAAATTGCATAGAATCAAAAGATATATTCAGGGCCAACTTGAAGCTATAACCATAAAGGATTTGTTATAG
- a CDS encoding ATP-binding cassette domain-containing protein produces MLEVKNLSVKIGDKLVIKDLSLEVREGEIMVLFGPNGSGKTTLVKTIMGFEGYNIEKGEIVFKGKRINGLPMEERVKLGIGIMHQHPAKIRGVKLHQIAKFLCGDEGKVKKLMETLSLTEHINRDLNIGFSGGEMKRAELLQIVLQEPHFLLMDEPESGVDMENIAIMGKIMNDYFKNKDKSALIITHTGYILEYLSANKGCVMIDGKLWCMGEPKEIFESIKKMGYLKCKECHEPQRI; encoded by the coding sequence ATGTTGGAAGTAAAGAATCTTTCGGTTAAGATAGGGGATAAGTTGGTAATTAAAGATTTAAGTTTAGAGGTTCGCGAAGGAGAGATAATGGTACTCTTCGGTCCCAATGGTAGCGGGAAAACTACGCTAGTAAAGACAATTATGGGGTTTGAAGGCTACAATATAGAAAAGGGAGAAATAGTCTTTAAAGGAAAGAGAATAAACGGACTCCCGATGGAAGAAAGGGTAAAATTGGGTATCGGAATTATGCATCAACATCCTGCAAAAATAAGAGGGGTAAAATTGCATCAAATCGCCAAATTTCTCTGTGGAGATGAAGGAAAAGTTAAGAAACTGATGGAAACACTTTCTCTTACAGAACATATAAATAGAGACCTAAACATTGGATTTTCTGGGGGAGAAATGAAAAGAGCAGAACTTCTACAAATCGTTCTCCAAGAGCCTCATTTTTTACTTATGGATGAGCCAGAATCAGGAGTAGACATGGAGAACATTGCGATAATGGGGAAGATTATGAATGATTATTTCAAAAACAAAGATAAATCTGCATTGATTATCACCCATACCGGATACATCTTAGAATACTTATCCGCAAATAAAGGCTGTGTGATGATCGATGGTAAACTTTGGTGTATGGGAGAACCCAAGGAAATTTTTGAGAGTATTAAGAAAATGGGTTATTTAAAATGTAAGGAGTGTCATGAGCCACAGAGAATTTAA
- a CDS encoding MgtC/SapB family protein yields MLSDKEIILRLILSVILGGLIGLEREAHGRAAGLRTHILVCLGSCLIMFTSMHLYEIYKGLAEVDPTRIAAQVVSGIGFLGAGTILRFRASVRGLTTAASLWTVAGLGLAIGSGFYKVAYFTTILALVALVLLNKLERTWLKKDWFKFIEVETRGELKQLEEIRKIFVHYDVEIRDFEIVRLMENKVSFKMWLKLGANKYDDEILNKIGKIEGVYKAKWEQ; encoded by the coding sequence ATGCTCTCCGATAAAGAGATTATTTTACGTCTTATCCTCTCAGTTATATTAGGAGGTTTAATTGGGCTGGAACGAGAAGCGCATGGTCGGGCAGCAGGATTAAGGACACACATTCTTGTTTGTCTGGGTTCTTGTCTAATTATGTTTACTTCCATGCATCTTTACGAAATCTATAAAGGTCTTGCAGAAGTAGACCCAACTCGCATTGCTGCCCAGGTGGTAAGTGGAATAGGATTTTTGGGAGCAGGAACCATTCTCCGTTTTCGCGCTTCGGTAAGGGGATTAACTACTGCTGCTAGTCTCTGGACGGTAGCGGGATTGGGATTAGCAATAGGTTCAGGTTTTTACAAGGTTGCTTATTTTACCACTATTTTAGCCCTCGTTGCCCTGGTTTTATTAAACAAGTTAGAGAGAACTTGGTTAAAAAAGGATTGGTTTAAATTTATTGAAGTAGAGACAAGAGGAGAATTAAAACAACTTGAAGAAATCAGAAAAATATTCGTTCATTATGATGTAGAAATAAGAGATTTTGAAATTGTTCGACTTATGGAAAATAAAGTAAGTTTTAAAATGTGGCTTAAACTTGGGGCTAATAAATATGATGATGAAATATTGAATAAAATTGGTAAAATAGAGGGGGTTTATAAAGCAAAATGGGAACAATAA
- the tsaD gene encoding tRNA (adenosine(37)-N6)-threonylcarbamoyltransferase complex transferase subunit TsaD — protein MLVLGIETSCDETSVAVVERGINIISQIVSSSLDFHSKFGGIIPEAASRYHLESIIPILDVVFKKSKIEPKDLDLVAATYGPGLLGALMIGLNVAKTISFSLNIPLIPVNHILAHLYAPFLTKGFKPQFPAIGLVVSGGHTELFYIKEFNVLRLLGKTRDDACGEVFDKVAKILGLGFPGGPAIEEWAKKGNSRIKFKCASFKDSLDFSFSGIKTAVLYHVKKITANGTPLTVNEISDICASFQESIFSVLVEKARQACIMKKTRRLILGGGVTANSYLRERLNEMAKRERIEIFFPRRELCMDNAAMVAGLGYRLYKLDNIKTDYSLEPKPVIELGGENALR, from the coding sequence ATGTTAGTTTTAGGTATTGAAACATCTTGTGATGAAACGTCTGTGGCGGTGGTGGAGAGAGGAATTAATATTATTTCGCAGATTGTAAGTTCAAGTTTGGATTTTCACAGTAAATTCGGAGGAATAATTCCTGAAGCAGCCAGCCGTTATCATCTTGAGTCTATTATTCCTATTCTTGACGTAGTTTTTAAAAAATCAAAAATAGAACCAAAGGATTTAGATTTAGTAGCTGCTACTTATGGCCCAGGGCTTCTGGGAGCATTGATGATTGGTTTAAATGTGGCGAAAACAATAAGTTTTAGCCTAAATATTCCCTTGATTCCCGTAAACCATATTTTAGCACATCTCTATGCACCGTTTTTAACCAAAGGGTTTAAACCGCAGTTTCCTGCTATAGGCCTTGTGGTTTCCGGAGGGCACACTGAACTTTTTTATATTAAGGAGTTTAATGTTTTGAGACTTCTCGGTAAAACTCGCGACGATGCGTGTGGAGAGGTTTTTGATAAGGTAGCGAAAATTCTGGGATTAGGTTTTCCCGGAGGTCCGGCTATCGAAGAATGGGCAAAGAAAGGTAACAGTAGAATAAAATTTAAATGTGCAAGTTTTAAGGATTCTTTAGATTTTAGTTTTAGTGGTATTAAAACCGCGGTTTTATATCATGTAAAGAAAATAACAGCAAACGGCACACCCTTAACGGTAAACGAAATTAGCGATATCTGTGCCAGTTTTCAAGAAAGTATTTTTTCGGTTTTAGTTGAAAAAGCTCGTCAAGCATGTATAATGAAAAAGACGAGAAGGCTCATCTTAGGAGGAGGAGTAACCGCAAATTCTTATCTTCGCGAAAGGTTGAATGAGATGGCCAAAAGAGAAAGAATAGAAATATTTTTCCCTCGCCGAGAACTATGTATGGACAATGCGGCGATGGTTGCAGGATTAGGATATAGACTTTATAAACTAGATAACATAAAAACTGATTATTCTTTAGAACCAAAACCGGTTATAGAGCTAGGAGGAGAAAATGCTCTCCGATAA